The Impatiens glandulifera chromosome 3, dImpGla2.1, whole genome shotgun sequence genome contains a region encoding:
- the LOC124932804 gene encoding splicing factor 3B subunit 3 isoform X1 has translation MAVSEESSSNQSGGSSSLVPSGGVHYLAKCVLRGSVVLQVVKGHIRSPSSNDVVFGKETSIELVIIDDDGTVQSTCEQPVFGTIKDLAIMPWNETFHSRSPQMQGRDLLVVISDSGRITILTFSNEMHRFFPVQHLELAEPGNSRHQVGRMLAVHSSGRLIAASAYDDRLAMFFFSPCDECAIEQSIIYPSKDPSGGVASIISGTIWSMCFISTQCCQPIEDYIPVLAILLNRRGTFNNELLLLEWDMKKHSIELISQYAEAGPLALNVVEVPHLSGFAFILRAGDLLLMDLRDAHNPCCVYRTSLGSLTTAVEEHTFIEESCGLHDTDEDGMFSVAASALLKLRDMGKDNDPMNIDSEMSPVRPTSRHVCSWSWEPGNESNPRMIFCVDSGELFALEVCSDHDGVRVDVSECLYKNLICKVLLWVEGGFLAALVDMGDGMILKVEEGRLIYGSLIQNIAPILDMSVVDFHDEKQAQIFACCGMAPEGSIRIIRSGISVERLLRTAPIYQGITGTWTLKMQVKDAYHSFLVLSFVEQTRVLSVGLSFTDVTDSVGFQPDVCTLACGLIRDCMLVQIYQNAVRLCLPTITAHPKGVSSSSPTCTTWLPDKFNISLGAIGNNFIIVATSSPCLLFLLGVRQLNGDVEVYEMQRIKLENELSCISIPSINFQRKQSIARTNSMDSGYGYNLPPGVDISNTFVIGTHKPSVEVLCFLPGKCLSQLAIGIISLTNSMGTTISGCVPQDVRLVLVDRLYVLSGLRNGMLLRFEWPSDSAISSSESLSQGPNTGSRLVNLDNDLFRAPEQKLSASYTPLGYNNEHVLLQLIAVRRIGITPAFLIPLSDSIDADIIALSDRPWLLQTDRHGLSYTSISFEPSTHATPVCCSECPKGILFVAENSLHLVEMVHSKRLNVQKFHLGGTPTKVLYHSESRLLLVMRTRTELSHDSSLSDICCVDPLSGCILSSFRLQPGETGKCMELVRVGSELVLVVGTSIWTGPAIMPSGEAESTRGRLIVLSLEHTPNSDTASMTFCSKAGSSSQRASPCPEAVGYAVENLSCSSLCSSSDDNSSDGVKLEETEAWHLKLAYSTMWTGMVLAVCPYLDRYFLASAGNAFYVCGFPNDNFQRVRRLAVARTRFMITTLTSHITRIAVGDCRDGVLFFTYHEDARKLEQLYCDPIQRLVADCILMDVDTAVVSDRLGSITVLSSSNQLEDNASPESNLMRCCSFYMGEICMCISKGSFSYKLPADDLLKGFDIANATIGLSNNSIMASTLLGSIFVFIPISREEHRVLEDLQSRLVVHELTAPILGNDHSDFRSRGTSAGLPLILDGDMLAQFLELTSMQQEDVLYGPPDETEKPLPSSKQTFTTNDVVRLLERVHYALN, from the exons ATGGCGGTTTCGGAAGAGTCCTCGTCGAACCAGTCCGGCGGCTCCTCTTCCTTGGTCCCCAGTGGTGGTGTTCACTACCTCGCCAAGTGCGTCTTGAGAGGCAGCGTTGTTCTTCAAGTCGTTAAAGGACACATCCGATCCCCTTCGTCTAACGACGTTGTCTTCGGCAAG GAAACATCAATAGAGTTAGTGATTATTGATGATGATGGGACTGTGCAATCTACTTGTGAGCAGCCCGTGTTTGGAACAATAAAAGATCTTGCTATCATGCCGTGGAATGAGACTTTTCACTCAAGAAGTCCTCAG ATGCAAGGGAGGGACCTATTGGTTGTTATTTCCGATTCTGGGAGGATCACAATTCTCACTTTTTCCAATGAAATGCACAG GTTTTTCCCCGTGCAACATCTTGAACTTGCTGAGCCTGGAAATTCAAGACATCAAGTTGGAAGAATGTTAGCTGTACATTCATC TGGCCGTTTAATTGCTGCCAGCGCCTATGATGACCGTTTagcaatgttttttttttcacctTGTGATGAGTGTGCCATTGAACAG AGCATTATTTATCCTTCAAAAGATCCATCCGGAGGTGTAGCTTCTATTATTTCGGGTACTATATGGAGCATGTGCTTTATTTCCACACAATGTTGTCAACCAATTGAGGATTACATCCCTGTTTTGGCCATTCTTCTGAATCG GAGGGGAACTTTTAATAACGAGCTTTTATTGCTGGAGTGGGACATGAAGAAACATAGTATTGAACTGATAAGTCAATATGCAGAAGCAGGGCCTTTAGCACTTAATGTTGTTGAAGTTCCTCATTTGTCTGGTTTTGCTTTCATATTAAGGGCTGGTGATCTTCTTTTAATGGATCTTAGGGATGCTCATAATCCTTGTTGTGTATATAGAACTAGCTTAGGTTCTCTTACTACTGCAGTGGAGGAACATACTTTTATTGAGGAATCATGTGGACTACATGATACTGATGAAGATGGTATGTTTAGCGTGGCTGCCTCTGCTTTACTGAAGCTAAGAGACATGGGTAAAGATAACGATCCCATGAATATAGATAGCGAGATGAGCCCCGTGCGTCCAACCTCTAGACATGTGTGCTCATGGAGCTGGGAGCCTGGAAATGAGTCAAATCCAAGGATGATATTTTGTGTAGATAGTGGAGAACTGTTTGCACTTGAAGTTTGTTCTGATCATGACGGGGTTAGGGTTGATGTTTCTGAATGCCTCTATAAAAATCTTATTTGCAAGGTGCTCCTTTGGGTTGAAGGTGGATTTTTAGCTGCCCTTGTTGATATGGGAGATGGGATGATTCTGAAGGTTGAAGAGGGAAGGCTTATCTATGGGAGTCTTATTCAAAACATTGCTCCAATATTGGACATGTCAGTTGTGGATTTCCATGATGAGAAGCAAGCTCAAATATTTGCCTGTTGTGGAATGGCTCCAGAGGGATCAATAAGGATTATTCGTAGTGGTATTAGTGTTGAAAGGCTGTTAAGAACTGCTCCTATTTATCAGGGCATAACAGGTACTTGGACTCTCAAAATGCAAGTAAAAGATGCTTATCATTCATTCCTAGTGCTATCATTTGTTGAACAGACCCGTGTGTTATCTGTTGGATTGAGTTTTACTGATGTGACTGATTCAGTTGGTTTTCAGCCTGATGTTTGTACCCTGGCTTGTGGTCTTATCAGGGATTGTATGTTGGTTCAGATATACCAGAATGCTGTCAGGCTTTGTTTGCCAACTATTACTGCTCATCCTAAAGGTGTTTCATCATCTTCCCCAACCTGTACAACCTGGTTGCCTGACAAATTTAACATCAGCCTAGGTGCTATTGGGAACAACTTCATAATAGTAGCTACTTCAAGTCCTTGTCTCTTGTTTCTGCTTGGAGTCAGACAATTAAATGGTGACGTTGAAGTATATGAAATGCAacgcataaaattagaaaatgaattaTCTTGTATTTCGATCCCTTCAATCAATTTTCAGCGAAAACAGTCAATTGCTCGTACTAATTCAATGGATAGTGGTTATGGTTATAATCTTCCACCTGGAGTTGATATTAGTAACACCTTTGTTATTGGTACACATAAGCCTTCAGTCGAGGTTCTTTGTTTCCTGCCTGGCAAATGTTTGAGTCAGCTAGCAATTGGAATTATTTCGTTAACAAATTCAATGGGAACAACAATTAGTGGATGTGTCCCTCAAGATGTGAGGCTTGTATTAGTTGATAGACTTTATGTCCTTTCTGGGTTAAGGAATGGGATGCTACTACGATTTGAGTGGCCAAGTGACTCTGCTATTTCTTCATCAGAATCACTTAGTCAGGGGCCTAATACTGGATCCCGTTTGGTAAACTTGGATAATGACTTATTTAGAGCTCCAGAACAAAAATTATCCGCCTCTTATACACCTCTTGGTTATAATAACGAACATGTTCTTCTTCAGTTGATTGCTGTACGCAGAATAGGAATTACACCTGCTTTCCTTATTCCATTGAGTGATTCCATTGATGCTGACATAATAGCCCTCAGCGATAGGCCTTGGTTATTGCAAACTGATAGGCATGGCCTCTCATATACTTCCATCTCTTTCGAACCGTCAACACATGCAACCCCTGTATGTTGTAGTGAGTGTCCCAAAGGAATTTTATTTGTTGCAGAGAATAGCCTTCATTTG GTGGAAATGGTACACAGTAAAAGACTGAATGTTCAGAAATTTCATCTCGGAGGCACTCCTACAAAGGTTTTATACCACAGTGAAAGTAGGCTATTGCTTGTGATGAGGACTAGGACTGAACTAAGCCATGATTCATCGTTATCTGATATATGCTGTGTAGATCCTTTAAGTGGTTGTATTTTATCATCATTTAGACTTCAACCTGGGGAAACAGGAAAATGCATGGAATTGGTAAGAGTTGGAAGCGAATTAGTCCTGGTTGTTGGCACAAGCATTTGGACTGGTCCAGCCATAATGCCCAGTGGTGAAGCAGAAAG TACAAGGGGCCGTCTCATAGTTTTGAGCCTTGAACATACACCTAATTCAGATACTGCTTCTATGACGTTTTGTTCAAAAGCTGGCTCATCTTCTCAGCGAGCTTCACCTTGCCCTGAAGCAGTTGGATATGCAGTTGAAAATTTATCATGCAGTAGCCTTTGCAGCAGCTCAGATGATAATAGTTCTGACGGAGTTAAACTGGAAGAAACTGAAGCATGGCATCTCAAATTAGCTTATTCTACTATGTGGACTGGAATGGTCCTTGCTGTTTGTCCGTACCTTGATCGCTATTTCTTAGCCTCAGCTGGCAATGCG TTTTATGTATGTGGATTTCCCAACGATAATTTCCAAAGGGTTAGGAGATTGGCTGTTGCTAGAACACGGTTTATGATTACGACTTTGACCTCGCACATTACTAGAATTGCTGTGGGAGACTGCCGTGATGGAGTCCTTTTTTTCACCTATCATGAG GATGCTAGGAAACTAGAACAACTATACTGTGATCCAATTCAGAGGCTGGTAGCTGATTGTATTCTAATGGATGTTGATACTGCTGTTGTATCAGATCGCCTGGGGAGTATCACTGTCTTGTCAAGTTCAAACCAGTTAGAAG ATAATGCAAGTCCAGAAAGTAATTTAATGCGGTGTTGCTCTTTCTATATGGGTGAAATATGCATGTGTATAAGCAAG GGGTCATTTTCATACAAGCTTCCGGCAGATGATTTATTAAAGGGCTTTGATATTGCTAATGCGACGATTGGCTTATCAAACAACAGTATTATGGCTAGTACGCTTTTAGGAAGTATTTTTGTCTTCATTCCCATATCAAG GGAAGAGCATAGAGTTTTAGAAGATTTGCAATCTAGACTGGTTGTTCATGAACTAACTGCTCCAATCTTGGGAAATGATCACAGTGACTTTCGCTCTCGAGGAACTTCT GCTGGGTTACCACTGATATTGGATGGTGATATGTTAGCACAGTTCTTAGAACTAACTAGCATGCAGCAAGAAGACGTGTTATATGGTCCTCCTGATGAAACAGAAAAACCATTACCAAGTTCGAAACAAACTTTTACAACTAATGACGTCGTGCGTTTGCTTGAACGGGTGCATTATgcattaaattga
- the LOC124932804 gene encoding splicing factor 3B subunit 3 isoform X2: protein MKKHSIELISQYAEAGPLALNVVEVPHLSGFAFILRAGDLLLMDLRDAHNPCCVYRTSLGSLTTAVEEHTFIEESCGLHDTDEDGMFSVAASALLKLRDMGKDNDPMNIDSEMSPVRPTSRHVCSWSWEPGNESNPRMIFCVDSGELFALEVCSDHDGVRVDVSECLYKNLICKVLLWVEGGFLAALVDMGDGMILKVEEGRLIYGSLIQNIAPILDMSVVDFHDEKQAQIFACCGMAPEGSIRIIRSGISVERLLRTAPIYQGITGTWTLKMQVKDAYHSFLVLSFVEQTRVLSVGLSFTDVTDSVGFQPDVCTLACGLIRDCMLVQIYQNAVRLCLPTITAHPKGVSSSSPTCTTWLPDKFNISLGAIGNNFIIVATSSPCLLFLLGVRQLNGDVEVYEMQRIKLENELSCISIPSINFQRKQSIARTNSMDSGYGYNLPPGVDISNTFVIGTHKPSVEVLCFLPGKCLSQLAIGIISLTNSMGTTISGCVPQDVRLVLVDRLYVLSGLRNGMLLRFEWPSDSAISSSESLSQGPNTGSRLVNLDNDLFRAPEQKLSASYTPLGYNNEHVLLQLIAVRRIGITPAFLIPLSDSIDADIIALSDRPWLLQTDRHGLSYTSISFEPSTHATPVCCSECPKGILFVAENSLHLVEMVHSKRLNVQKFHLGGTPTKVLYHSESRLLLVMRTRTELSHDSSLSDICCVDPLSGCILSSFRLQPGETGKCMELVRVGSELVLVVGTSIWTGPAIMPSGEAESTRGRLIVLSLEHTPNSDTASMTFCSKAGSSSQRASPCPEAVGYAVENLSCSSLCSSSDDNSSDGVKLEETEAWHLKLAYSTMWTGMVLAVCPYLDRYFLASAGNAFYVCGFPNDNFQRVRRLAVARTRFMITTLTSHITRIAVGDCRDGVLFFTYHEDARKLEQLYCDPIQRLVADCILMDVDTAVVSDRLGSITVLSSSNQLEDNASPESNLMRCCSFYMGEICMCISKGSFSYKLPADDLLKGFDIANATIGLSNNSIMASTLLGSIFVFIPISREEHRVLEDLQSRLVVHELTAPILGNDHSDFRSRGTSAGLPLILDGDMLAQFLELTSMQQEDVLYGPPDETEKPLPSSKQTFTTNDVVRLLERVHYALN, encoded by the exons ATGAAGAAACATAGTATTGAACTGATAAGTCAATATGCAGAAGCAGGGCCTTTAGCACTTAATGTTGTTGAAGTTCCTCATTTGTCTGGTTTTGCTTTCATATTAAGGGCTGGTGATCTTCTTTTAATGGATCTTAGGGATGCTCATAATCCTTGTTGTGTATATAGAACTAGCTTAGGTTCTCTTACTACTGCAGTGGAGGAACATACTTTTATTGAGGAATCATGTGGACTACATGATACTGATGAAGATGGTATGTTTAGCGTGGCTGCCTCTGCTTTACTGAAGCTAAGAGACATGGGTAAAGATAACGATCCCATGAATATAGATAGCGAGATGAGCCCCGTGCGTCCAACCTCTAGACATGTGTGCTCATGGAGCTGGGAGCCTGGAAATGAGTCAAATCCAAGGATGATATTTTGTGTAGATAGTGGAGAACTGTTTGCACTTGAAGTTTGTTCTGATCATGACGGGGTTAGGGTTGATGTTTCTGAATGCCTCTATAAAAATCTTATTTGCAAGGTGCTCCTTTGGGTTGAAGGTGGATTTTTAGCTGCCCTTGTTGATATGGGAGATGGGATGATTCTGAAGGTTGAAGAGGGAAGGCTTATCTATGGGAGTCTTATTCAAAACATTGCTCCAATATTGGACATGTCAGTTGTGGATTTCCATGATGAGAAGCAAGCTCAAATATTTGCCTGTTGTGGAATGGCTCCAGAGGGATCAATAAGGATTATTCGTAGTGGTATTAGTGTTGAAAGGCTGTTAAGAACTGCTCCTATTTATCAGGGCATAACAGGTACTTGGACTCTCAAAATGCAAGTAAAAGATGCTTATCATTCATTCCTAGTGCTATCATTTGTTGAACAGACCCGTGTGTTATCTGTTGGATTGAGTTTTACTGATGTGACTGATTCAGTTGGTTTTCAGCCTGATGTTTGTACCCTGGCTTGTGGTCTTATCAGGGATTGTATGTTGGTTCAGATATACCAGAATGCTGTCAGGCTTTGTTTGCCAACTATTACTGCTCATCCTAAAGGTGTTTCATCATCTTCCCCAACCTGTACAACCTGGTTGCCTGACAAATTTAACATCAGCCTAGGTGCTATTGGGAACAACTTCATAATAGTAGCTACTTCAAGTCCTTGTCTCTTGTTTCTGCTTGGAGTCAGACAATTAAATGGTGACGTTGAAGTATATGAAATGCAacgcataaaattagaaaatgaattaTCTTGTATTTCGATCCCTTCAATCAATTTTCAGCGAAAACAGTCAATTGCTCGTACTAATTCAATGGATAGTGGTTATGGTTATAATCTTCCACCTGGAGTTGATATTAGTAACACCTTTGTTATTGGTACACATAAGCCTTCAGTCGAGGTTCTTTGTTTCCTGCCTGGCAAATGTTTGAGTCAGCTAGCAATTGGAATTATTTCGTTAACAAATTCAATGGGAACAACAATTAGTGGATGTGTCCCTCAAGATGTGAGGCTTGTATTAGTTGATAGACTTTATGTCCTTTCTGGGTTAAGGAATGGGATGCTACTACGATTTGAGTGGCCAAGTGACTCTGCTATTTCTTCATCAGAATCACTTAGTCAGGGGCCTAATACTGGATCCCGTTTGGTAAACTTGGATAATGACTTATTTAGAGCTCCAGAACAAAAATTATCCGCCTCTTATACACCTCTTGGTTATAATAACGAACATGTTCTTCTTCAGTTGATTGCTGTACGCAGAATAGGAATTACACCTGCTTTCCTTATTCCATTGAGTGATTCCATTGATGCTGACATAATAGCCCTCAGCGATAGGCCTTGGTTATTGCAAACTGATAGGCATGGCCTCTCATATACTTCCATCTCTTTCGAACCGTCAACACATGCAACCCCTGTATGTTGTAGTGAGTGTCCCAAAGGAATTTTATTTGTTGCAGAGAATAGCCTTCATTTG GTGGAAATGGTACACAGTAAAAGACTGAATGTTCAGAAATTTCATCTCGGAGGCACTCCTACAAAGGTTTTATACCACAGTGAAAGTAGGCTATTGCTTGTGATGAGGACTAGGACTGAACTAAGCCATGATTCATCGTTATCTGATATATGCTGTGTAGATCCTTTAAGTGGTTGTATTTTATCATCATTTAGACTTCAACCTGGGGAAACAGGAAAATGCATGGAATTGGTAAGAGTTGGAAGCGAATTAGTCCTGGTTGTTGGCACAAGCATTTGGACTGGTCCAGCCATAATGCCCAGTGGTGAAGCAGAAAG TACAAGGGGCCGTCTCATAGTTTTGAGCCTTGAACATACACCTAATTCAGATACTGCTTCTATGACGTTTTGTTCAAAAGCTGGCTCATCTTCTCAGCGAGCTTCACCTTGCCCTGAAGCAGTTGGATATGCAGTTGAAAATTTATCATGCAGTAGCCTTTGCAGCAGCTCAGATGATAATAGTTCTGACGGAGTTAAACTGGAAGAAACTGAAGCATGGCATCTCAAATTAGCTTATTCTACTATGTGGACTGGAATGGTCCTTGCTGTTTGTCCGTACCTTGATCGCTATTTCTTAGCCTCAGCTGGCAATGCG TTTTATGTATGTGGATTTCCCAACGATAATTTCCAAAGGGTTAGGAGATTGGCTGTTGCTAGAACACGGTTTATGATTACGACTTTGACCTCGCACATTACTAGAATTGCTGTGGGAGACTGCCGTGATGGAGTCCTTTTTTTCACCTATCATGAG GATGCTAGGAAACTAGAACAACTATACTGTGATCCAATTCAGAGGCTGGTAGCTGATTGTATTCTAATGGATGTTGATACTGCTGTTGTATCAGATCGCCTGGGGAGTATCACTGTCTTGTCAAGTTCAAACCAGTTAGAAG ATAATGCAAGTCCAGAAAGTAATTTAATGCGGTGTTGCTCTTTCTATATGGGTGAAATATGCATGTGTATAAGCAAG GGGTCATTTTCATACAAGCTTCCGGCAGATGATTTATTAAAGGGCTTTGATATTGCTAATGCGACGATTGGCTTATCAAACAACAGTATTATGGCTAGTACGCTTTTAGGAAGTATTTTTGTCTTCATTCCCATATCAAG GGAAGAGCATAGAGTTTTAGAAGATTTGCAATCTAGACTGGTTGTTCATGAACTAACTGCTCCAATCTTGGGAAATGATCACAGTGACTTTCGCTCTCGAGGAACTTCT GCTGGGTTACCACTGATATTGGATGGTGATATGTTAGCACAGTTCTTAGAACTAACTAGCATGCAGCAAGAAGACGTGTTATATGGTCCTCCTGATGAAACAGAAAAACCATTACCAAGTTCGAAACAAACTTTTACAACTAATGACGTCGTGCGTTTGCTTGAACGGGTGCATTATgcattaaattga
- the LOC124931288 gene encoding superoxide dismutase [Cu-Zn] 2 has product MGTVKAVVIISGDGDHNVRGSLQFVQDLKGGITHVKGRIEGLTPGPHGFHIHALGDTTNGCNSTGPHFNPLNKEHGSPTDLVRHAGDLGNIVAGPDGVVEVSISDTQIPLSGHHSILGRAVVVHADPDDLGRGGHQLSKTTGNAGARVGCGIIGLQSSV; this is encoded by the exons ATGGGAACTGTGAAAGCGGTGGTTATAATCTCCGGCGACGGCGATCATAATGTTAGAGGATCTCTTCAGTTCGTCCAGGACCTCAAAG GAGGTATTACTCATGTAAAAGGGAGGATTGAAGGACTGACTCCAGGACCTCACGGTTTTCATATTCACGCCCTCGGTGACACCACCAACGGCTGCAATTCCACCG GGCCTCATTTCAATCCGCTTAACAAGGAACATGGATCCCCTACGGATTTGGTTAGGCATGCTGGTGATCTCGGTAATATCGTTGCTGGTCCAGATG GAGTTGTTGAGGTTTCAATCTCGGACACACAG ATTCCATTAAGCGGGCATCATTCCATACTAGGAAGGGCAGTTGTCGTTCATGCAGATCCTGATGATCTTGGAAGAG GTGGACATCAACTTAGCAAGACAACCGGAAATGCTGGCGCTAGAGTTGGATGTG GTATCATTGGGCTTCAATCATCAGTCTAG